One stretch of Bombina bombina isolate aBomBom1 chromosome 7, aBomBom1.pri, whole genome shotgun sequence DNA includes these proteins:
- the CHCHD4 gene encoding mitochondrial intermembrane space import and assembly protein 40 gives MSYCRQEGKDKIIFVTKEDHETPSSAELIADDPNDPYEDHGLILPNGDINWNCPCLGGMASGPCGEQFKSAFSCFHYSEEEIKGSDCLEQFRAMQECMQKYPELYPQEDDDEEEEKNQQSSDGQPAPPVDPAITEGESS, from the exons GAAAGGACAAAATTATCTTTGTCACCAAAGAGGACCATGAAACTCCAAGCAGCGCTGAGCTTATTGCAGATGACCCCAATGACCCATATGAAGACCATG GGTTGATCTTACCAAATGGAGATATTAACTGGAACTGTCCGTGCCTCGGGGGCATGGCCAGTGGACCTTGTGGGGAGCAGTTCAAGTCGGCCTTCTCCTGCTttcactacagtgaagaagagatCAAAGGTTCGGATTGCCTGGAGCAGTTCCGTGCGATGCAGGAGTGTATGCAGAAATACCCCGAGCTGTATCCTCAGGAGGATGATGATGAAGAGGAGGAGAAAAACCAGCAAAGTAGTGATGGGCAGCCGGCTCCGCCTGTGGACCCTGCTATCACAGAGGGAGAGAGCAGCTAA